Proteins found in one Amblyraja radiata isolate CabotCenter1 chromosome 15, sAmbRad1.1.pri, whole genome shotgun sequence genomic segment:
- the ch25h gene encoding cholesterol 25-hydroxylase, with protein sequence MNCSAPLPGSPTLCLQPLWDRLLGLEGWIRSPFFPVSFSLGVYLSFCLPYVVMDLLAPRVVALQRYKIQAQNHPSVKMMANCLFQTLYNHLIFIFPLSVGHWYWSPMDLPLAAPELPRTVLDILACLLLFDFQYFVWHLLHHKVPWLYRTFHKAHHKYTATFALTTEHSGAWETLSLGFFAAVNPVILGCHPLCSFLFFTVNIWLSVEDHSGYDLPWATHRLVPFGLFGGAPHHDLHHMKFKANYAPYFTHWDRLLGTLATLHAKST encoded by the coding sequence ATGAACTGCAGCGCACCGCTGCCGGGATCTCCGACTCTCTGCCTGCAGCCACTCTGGGACCGTCTGCTGGGCTTGGAAGGTTGGATCAGGTCCCCCTTCTTCCCCGTGAGCTTCTCGCTGGGGGTCTACCTGTCCTTCTGCCTCCCGTACGTGGTCATGGACCTGCTGGCCCCACGGGTGGTCGCCCTGCAAAGGTACAAGATCCAGGCTCAGAACCACCCCAGCGTCAAGATGATGGCCAATTGCCTGTTCCAGACCTTGTACAATCACCTCATCTTCATCTTCCCCTTGTCCGTGGGACACTGGTACTGGAGCCCGATGGACCTCCCGCTCGCCGCGCCCGAGTTGCCCAGGACGGTGTTGGACATCTTGGCTTGCCTGCTGCTCTTCGACTTCCAGTACTTCGTGTGGCACCTCCTCCACCACAAGGTGCCCTGGCTCTACCGCACCTTCCACAAGGCCCACCACAAGTACACGGCCACCTTCGCCCTCACCACCGAGCACTCCGGCGCCTGGGAGACCTTGTCCCTGGGATTCTTCGCCGCCGTCAACCCGGTCATCCTCGGGTGCCACCCGCTCTGCAGCTTCCTCTTCTTCACCGTCAACATCTGGCTGTCGGTGGAGGACCACTCGGGCTACGACCTCCCCTGGGCCACCCACCGCCTGGTGCCATTCGGCCTGTTCGGGGGTGCACCCCACCACGACCTGCACCACATGAAGTTCAAGGCCAACTATGCACCATACTTCACGCACTGGGACCGGCTTCTGGGCACCCTCGCCACGCTCCACGCCAAATCCACGTGA